One Tomitella gaofuii DNA segment encodes these proteins:
- a CDS encoding MIT C-terminal domain-containing protein, with product MGYSYADLLIPHLRGAQRIEIVDPYIRAPHQLRNLNELLVAIIAAKPAEDAVAVHLTTSVEPEREDRHKAQIVGLSEIKDAVAEGGVEFTCDFADGLHDRQITADTGWRIQLGRGLDIFQPFTSANRYDIRVRRQDWRRTKSCTITSLKE from the coding sequence ATGGGGTACTCGTACGCCGACCTGCTGATACCGCACCTGCGCGGCGCACAGCGGATAGAGATCGTCGACCCCTACATCAGGGCCCCGCATCAGCTGCGCAATCTCAACGAGCTGCTGGTAGCGATCATTGCCGCGAAACCGGCTGAAGATGCAGTCGCCGTGCATCTGACTACATCCGTGGAGCCGGAACGCGAGGATAGACACAAGGCACAGATCGTCGGGCTGTCGGAGATCAAGGACGCTGTCGCCGAGGGCGGCGTGGAGTTCACCTGCGATTTCGCGGACGGACTGCACGATCGGCAGATCACCGCCGACACCGGATGGCGGATACAGCTCGGTCGCGGCCTCGATATCTTCCAGCCCTTCACCAGCGCCAATCGGTACGACATCCGCGTTCGGCGACAGGACTGGCGGCGCACCAAGTCCTGCACGATCACCTCACTGAAGGAGTAA